From the Bos javanicus breed banteng chromosome 7, ARS-OSU_banteng_1.0, whole genome shotgun sequence genome, the window AATAGCTAATCATGAAGGAAAGTAAGCCCAAAGGATCAATAATCCTTTCTGTGcaccagggaaatgtaaattaaaacagcaaaatatcactccatgccaacaaatttgacaaAAGTGACCAAGTCTGGCTTTATCCAGCCCTGGCAGGAAGGTGGGAGGACAGAGACCCGATGAATGGCTGGTAGGAGGGTAAATTGCGCAAGCACTTTGTGtgaaacatttaacattttacaGAAGCTCTCCACTGGGTGCACCCTGCTGGGTACTGCCCAGAGGCAGAAGATTGGCTGAAATGATCCTTAGGGCCATCATTAAAATGTGTGTCTCTTTCCTCCTGAAATTGTGCTGCTTAGAAATTACATATACTACTCATACCAAAGACATCCTGGTGTTTACAATTTTATGTCCCTCTCAACCACCCATTCCATCCCCACTCCTTTcttcccctccttctctcccccatCAATGGTCCACACAGCTCCAGTCACCAGCTGAGGTGGATAAATCAGCCTGCAGTCCTACCCTCAGGGGACCGCCAGCCTGGAGGGGTGACAGGCAGGGAAAATTCATTCATCCACACATTCAAATAATATTGATGACCACTCCATGCCCTGTGCATGCCAGGGCCGGAGACCTGTTGAGGGACCTTCATTTAGTCCCCCAGGAGGCACAAGGGAGAGTAAGGGTGGAGAAGGGCCTATCTTGCCAGCTTTTTCAGGCACTGGGGAGCCACAGAGGGTGCTGGAGCATAAAAGGGCTTAAAGGCTGAACCAGCAGAGGCAGGGCGGGGGGTCGGGAAAACAGCAGGTACACCTGCTGGGGAAAGCTGAGGCCAGACTCTCCTCTGGATCCTTGTCCAATCCAACTGACTGTGAAGCCTTCTTTGAGACAACCGGGGAAATGGAACATGGATTGGGGATTTGAACACTAAGGTTTTATTGTTAAATTCTTCTAGTTGGACCATTGTTGGTatgtttattactttatttttatttttttatctttttgagagttgtgagttagctttatttggggcaaaatgaggactgcagcccaaaGGATAACTCTGAAAAACTGCTCCCCATTGTTGGTATGGTTTTAAACCATCACAAACCGTGTGATGTCTGAATTCAGttgtaaaattcttcaagttagGAGCGGGCGGGGAGGGTTGGTCTATCAAACAACCACACAAAAACACCCAGGGACAAGCTCTTCAATGTATGTTAAACCACATGgcccaggacttcccaggtggtccaggggttaagactccccCTTCTAatgcaggtggctcagatggtaaaagaatctgcctacaatgcaggagacctggcttcgatccttgggtcgagaagatcccctggaaaaggaaatggcaaccaactccagtattctcgcctggagaattctaaggacaaaggagcctcagatcagatcagatcagtcgctcagtaggctacaattcatggggggTCACAAatggtcggacacaactgagcaactaagactcttactttcacttttcccaatgcaggaggcccaggttcgatccctggtcggggaactaaggtcccacatgacATGGGGAGAGATAAGGGCCAGATTCAGGATGGACTGAACTCTGGTGTCACCTCTGAACCGGTTGTCATGCACTCATTCAAGCAGATGGCTTGGGGCTCCCCTCCGCGCTGACCTGACCGGCAGCGGAGCGTGGTCCCTGCCCGCCTTCAAGGGGTGGGAGGAAAGtaaagggtggggggtgggcgtgGAGGGGGAGTAAAGGGAGTGGGGGAAGTGGAGGGGCGGGGAAAGTGAAGGGGCGGGGCTTCTTGAACCTACACTGGGACTCCCCATGGCTAAGAGAAGCAGCCACACCCCTGTTCCCTCTTGTCCTTGTGTGTCCTCTGagcccctgggtgggggtggggggcaggcggGCCCCCCAGAGGGAGCCAGGGAGCTCCAGGGACGGAAGGGCACCCACCTCGGACATGTTTATGCTCCAGATGTTGTTTCGGACCTTAGGGGTGGCCAGTTCCCGTAGGCGGTTGGACGCTCGATACTCCAAGGTAGACCGCGGAATGGGCCAGATAGAAGTGGTCCTAAGGGAGAGCCTAAGTCTGAGACCCCAGCCAACCCGGGGGccgtgtctgtgtgtatctgagACCCTGGCCCTGCAGGAAGATGTGTCTGTGCACACATATGCGACTCCTCTCTGATTCTGGGgttcaggggagcctggtgcagaAGAGGGTTTTCTAATCCCTCCAAGATGAGTCCTTAAAAGACCCCTAACAGAGCCCCACCTTCCTTTCAAGGATGGAGCAATGCTCTCCTGGGTCAtaccctccctgccacccccacaGCCCCCGCCATCAGGATGGGGTCAGGAGGTGGACCAAAGGGATGAAGTGAGCCCTGCCTgcccctcaaactcatgtctcaaCTCTGCCTCTGCCCCAGAAACAGCCTTATTTCATTGATCCGAGGCcaattcctcttttattttcacctCTGTGAGCCTGGCATGCAGTTCTGTAATCTGGGGTGACCTCTGTGTGACCTGTAATCTAGGGTGAGGCTGGAATGAAGCAGATAAATGCTGTCAGCCCAACAGAAGGCCCAGTGCCCTCCCCTCCGGGGCGAGCACGACAAAACTGTTTGTATGGAGGTCACTCCAGATCACAGGTCCCACAGAGGTCACCCTGGATTACTGGTCCCTCAGAGGTACCTCCATATTATGCTCTGACCAGCATTAAGGGGAAAAGCTGTTGTCACAAGACCGGCACAGAGCCAGTGGCTGGAACCGGTTAACACCCGTAAGTGGGACTCCCCTCAGTCACTTATCTTTCCATGTGTGAGTGAGAGATAAAAGCAGAGTCTGTGTGGAATAACTTCAGACCCCACATTGGCCATCATGGAAGCCCCATGTGCTAAGACAGAGTCGCACCAGGAGGCAGGCACCTAAAACTGTAAATCTCACAGCCACCCGCTGCCTAGGGGACTCGAGCACCTGCCTTGAGACCCACCAGCATCCCATCCCGTCTGGGCCACTGGGCCTCAAAGGCTTGGTGCCCAAGGCCCAGGCCGCGTGGATGGTCACCTGGCCCCCAGACCTGGGCCCTCCCCTGCTACAACACCCCGATGGAGAGAGGTCTCTGCCCATAACCCCCTACCTGTTGTTGTTGTAATACTCCGAGTAGAACCTCTTGGGTCGGGCCAGCTCCTCCACCCGGCGGGACACCTCTGCACAAAAGGAGAAGCAGCTGCCCTAGAAAgctgccctcccctcccacctagGGCTCTCTTCCTCCTGACCTGGCTTCATACCAGGTGACAGCTCATACCAGACACCCCCACTGGGGACCACAGGACACATGAGGGGGGTTGCTCAGGCCCCTCAGCTCCTTGGCCCTACTGTGGATTTGGGCCTGAAGTCAGGATGGGCCTGGGCTTGAAGGGGCCTCCGTGCtaactgggggtggggagaattcTAAACCTGAGTGAGAACTTGCCCTGAGGCTCTGAGTGTCTCTCCAGATACAAGCTCTGGAAAGGAAGGGGTCTTTTGTGAGGTTCATACTGACACCACTTTGGCTGAGATGCAAACTGCGATTTCCCCTGGAGAGTttgctcccacccctcccccaggaccAACCTCCAGCTAGGAGAGGAGACACCCTCCTTGGAAGACTGGGGGGACACTCCTGAAAGACAGGGGAGGGGCAGTCCCACAGGGACCCTGAGAGGCTTGGGCCTGGGAGGCCCCAAAGTCTACCCTATCAGAGCCAGGCACAGGTCAGGGTGAGATAGGGGCAACCGGGCCATAGGCACCAGGCCAGCCCCAGTCCCCACTCCAGCACCCCCACAAAGAAGCACAGGCAAAGGACAGGTGGACCTACCGGGCACTGTGATGGTGAGGGTGGTGTCCTCGAGAAATCTCTCTGTCCAGTACACGGATGGCCTGGAACATAGCCAGCAGGGCTCATGAGGGGAGCCAGCCCCAGCGGGTGTACCCCACTCAGAAGCAGAGCTCAGGGCACCCCATGAACACAAACAGTGGGAGGAGTGCAACTagagggggagaaagggagatAGCAAGTGGATGGCAGCAGAGGCCGGTCAGAGAGGAACAAGACAGGGAGGCCTTAGGGGCATGGGAGAGCATAAACTATTTAGCAAGGCTGGTATTCAGAGAAAGAGGGAGCTGGGAAAAAAAGAGGCATAACTGAGAAGGGAGCCCAGGCGGTACTGGCACAGACCCACCTCAGGCAGGGGCTGGAGTCCAGAGCTCCGGGTGGAACTGAGAATCCTGGGGTAGGGCCCAGTGCAGAGCCCTCAGCGCTCCCCCACCCAGGAGAGGAGGGGGCCCCAGACTCACCAGTAGATACAGAACTGCAGGCTCCGCATGCGCGGGGACACCCAGGCATGGCCCCTGCAGCAGCACCCCATCCTGCGGGAGACAGGCCTGCCAGCCTCCGCACTGGGCTCTGCTGGACCAGGTCGGTCTGGGGCTGCTGCACATCCCCTCTCAGactgcccccaccaccaccacacccacCAGGCCTGCTGCCCGCCGGCCCGTTGCCTCACCTGTCTTTTAAGATTTGCCAGTTGGTCTTGGGCTTCGCCAGCTCAAAGAGCcgcctcctcttctttctctctgggcTCGTGGAGGTGCGAGGGATCCTCTGGGAGATGGAGAGCCGCCTGGGGGGAGGTGGATGGTGAGGTCGAGCCCTTGCTCCCCGAGCCGGCAGCCCCACCCTTCTGCTCCCGCCCCGTCCTCTAGAGGAGAACCCTGCACCACCAAGACCTGGTCTGAAATTGTAGCTCTGCCACCAGCCAGTCCCTCAATTCCCCACTGCTGGGCCCCAAAGGCGATGCTGAGCCAGGGCGAGTGCCCCCAGGAAGCCCCCAAGAGCCCCAGACATCCCGTCTCCCCTCCTGGCTCAGACGAACTCCCCAAGCCCCACCCACGCCCCCATTCCCCTGCCTGACCAGCCACATCACATGCCATCTGTGTACTCGTCACACCAGCTCTGTGGGAGCTGGAAATCAATGTGCCTGGAGGGCAAAGGCCCCGTCTGTGTCCAAGGAGATGTGTGCTGACCCAGGAGTAGGGGCTGAGGGCTTCCAGCCAAGGAACCCAGGCATATCCCAGGGCACAGGGTCCCACAGGTAGGAGGGAGCACCCACTCATTTTCCGGTGTCCTCCTCTCACCCAAAAACATTTCTGGTGATCTGTGGTACTTGGAAAGATTTCAGCTTTAGAGCTTCATTTTCTGTCTGTGGATGGCTGCTCACAACCTCTCAACTCTGCCATCTGACTTCTGCCCACTCCAAGTCTCCTGCCACATGGACAGGGGCGGTTTGCCAACATCCTCCTCGGGGCAGCAAGGAGCTGACCCCTTCACGCTTAAGAGTGAGGGCACAGGTCCAGAGCCCCCAGGCCAGTGCAGCCACCCCCAGGGACACCCCTGCCACACCCCAGCCTGGGCGCCCGCTCCCCAGCCCACCTCATCTCAGGCACGCCCTcctccatgtctttctccagaaCCCTCTCAAGCTCCAAGAGGGCCTCTTCTGGGTTCTGGGCATCCACAGATTCTTCCCCAGCCACCTCCTCTGGGGGAATCTCCTCTTCTTGGTCTTCCAGTTTCAGGTCCCTATCATCCAGACCCTGGAACTTGGGGTCCTTGGACCCTACATTCTCATATATTGTGCCCTGGAGGCCCAATGAGACATCATCCTGCCCCCTCTCTGGCTGGTCCTCGGCCTCCGATGTGTGGTGGTTATAGAACGAGTTTTGCTGGTGGTCCCCCATGTGCCAGGCCCTCCCCAGCCTTGCTCCCGCAACACCCAAATGTGTCTGTGGTCACCCAGCAACCGGAGAATGGCCTGCCCACATTCTCGGCCCACATTCCACCCCCAGCACGCCTGTCTGCAGGTGCCTCCCCCCCCGAGATGTAACTGGGGCTCCCGGGGCCACCCAGCCCTCCAGCCTCACCTGCTGGTCCCTTTCTGCTGCTCTGCCGTACTGTCCCCTAAACGTGTGCGCACTCCTCTGCCCACACTCATCCTGGGGGGCGCCTCCTCGGGAAGGCAGACCGATCCCTGGGTCTCTCTGCATCTTGGCATCTGGCATGACTTTTCCGTGGTGTTTGGCATGGCCTGAGATGATGTCACTCACTTACTCCTTTCTGCTTCAGTGTCTATGTCTGCCTCGTAGAAAGTGGCCTTCCCAGGCCAGGGGCTGAGAGCACCCCATTCACTGGGGCCTGGGGGTGCGTCTTGGGGAAGGGCTTCTGCGGGAGCACACCCAGCTCACCCTACACTTCCTCTTAGTCAGGCCTATTTGTGCTCAGATGGGGGAGTTGCCGCTGGTGGTAACAGTTCAACAGGGGTCCCACACCCTCCCTGGGACAGGCTCAGAAATGGGACTGGAGAGGGTGTCTGCAGGGGCTTTGAGGGATGGCATCCTCTGTCTTGAAAGGGGACAGGAAGAAGAGACTCTCTCTCTTCTTGGTTGTTTCTGGGTCTATGTGTGATGTCTGGAGCTCAGGCAGCCATCTTGTTCCCGGTCACAAGTCCATGTGCCTGATGCAcggtgaggccaaacaaaccatAACGTTAGAGCCTGAAGCAGAGAAACGTTTATTACAGGCCATACAAGGAGAGGGGTGGCTTCCACCCCAGCACCCTGAACTCCCCAGAGGGATTCAGTAAAACCTTTTTAAGGCCAGGTAAGGGAGGGGTGTGGTTGTTGTTGCAGACTTGCTGGCACAGGCCGCAGAGCATGGGGTTAAACAAAGAAGCAGATGTAATGTGGAGTTAGATTTGTTTTTCCTTGTCACACTGTAACCCTGAGACCAGCAGGATTTGAGCCTGAAATGTTGTTGAGCCTCCGAACCTGGCAACCTGGAGCCCTCTGTCTGGGCTTCCCGTTACTTGACACATTAATTCTCTTGGGAACTTGGGGGGGACTCtcttgctggtccagtggttggaaatCTGCCTGCCTTCTCAGGGGACAGGGGagtcgatccctggtccgggaagatccccgtgccacagagcagctaagcccgtgtgccacaattactgagcctatgctctagagcccaggagctgcaaccactgagcccacatgcctcaactaccAAAGCCAGCGCACCCTGGAGCCCACcatccacaacaagagaagtcactgcaatgagaagcccaagcacgaAACCAAGaggagcccccgctcaccacaactagagaaaagccagtgcagcaatgaagaccagcacagtcaaaaattgttttaaagagcTTGTATTCCTCCTTGGAAgtacatttcttaaaaaacataaaaattcttttcattataagaaaaaaaaagaggaagaggacagTGATGGTGTGAAGGATTCAGGGTGGGGATTATAGACGGGGACATTACTGGTAATGTTCTCGTTTGTGGGTGTTCTTTACAGTATGAATGAGTGGATGGtgggatggatgggtgaatagaTAAGAGAGGGTCACATATACACAAATGAActtgtctatgaaacagaaatggactcacaggcatgtggttgccaagagggggtgggggagggatggactgagagtttgggattagaagATGCAAACTATCATACAcatgatggataaacaacaaggccttactatatagcacagggaactagattcaatattctgtgaaaaagtgtaatgggaaagaatatgaaagagaatatacATGAATAgcagagtcactttgctgtacagcagaaattaacacaacattataaatcaattatactttaataaaataaaattttaaaaatgagcaattgCTTGAAatccctctcaaaaaaaaaatgagggtcacataaggggaggggaaggagagaagaggagagaggcaAGCAGTTGGGTGACCACTCTCCTGTCTCTCCAACTCCCTCCACCCAGTTTATTTTGAAACCACTCCACATTAAGCAGGAACCACAGAAAAAGggcccctggagaatggcatggcaatccgcttcagtactcttgccccagagaatcccacagacagaggagcctggcatgggctCCTCTGGGTCCCATAGGGTCCATAGCGTCCATaggggtccatagggtcacaaagagtccaacacagctgaagcgacttagcacagcacaagcaGAGAAAGGCACCCCTGATTTGGGGAGCACTGAATACATCACTCATTTCAAAATAGGGAAGCCAGGCGTCGGGAGGCAGAATATGGACCGGAAGCAGAATATGGACCAGAATCGAGGGATGCTGCCTGACATGTGGCCATCTGGcagctccctgcccccactcccaatCCAAGTGGGGGTGCTTTGACCAGCAGGATGGAGCCGAAGTGAGGCCCTGGGCCTGACTCCTGCCTCTGCCCACTGTAAGGGTCACCAGGGAGGAAGGCTGACTACCCTGCATCCACCACGCTGGGCGGAAGTCCAAGCAGCACACCGAGGTCTGGATCTGGAAGGTGTGGGTCAGTGCCCAGTGAGACTCCCTCCTCCCAGCTCGGAGCCCGACAGTGAGGGGAGAAGCCACATCCAACACTCCAGCCCCAGCAGATATGGTGTGTCCAGACAGACAGCAGTCCCGCTGAGAGCGGCCCAGGGGCCAGACACACAGGAAGTAACAGACTGTGAGTTCAAGTGGCAACTTGGGGCTGTCTGCACCCGACAAGGCATCACTGAAGCCCACCCTCCCCATCCAGTCCTGGGTCCTGAGGGAGTTTGCCGAAGTGGCTCAGGAAGGTCTGCAGGGTCCCTGCCACCCGCCACCCTGCCCCCATCACCCTGCAGGGGCCCCCTCCGTGCCCCTCATCCAACTTTTTGCGGCCCAAGGCCAAGCTCCTACTACTCGCAGCACAACAGGAAAATATGAAGGGTTGGGGCAAGGAGTAGCGACTGTATCTGGAAAGCTAGAGAAGACAGTGGACTGTGCCCCAAGAACCATCTTACCTGAGTTAGGATTCAAGCTTCTTTTCCACTAAAGGGGAGGGAGTAACAGCAAGCATTTCCTGGTTCCCGGCAGCCTCCGACTTCTTCCTCTTGCAGCTGTTCATAGCTGGGCCTGGTCAGGCAGTTTTCTGTGAGCTAAACGGAGGTATTTTGGCTTAATTCTCATTACCTGGGATGCTGCGCTCCCAGAGATGGACCATTGTGTGTAATTTAAGTTTAGAGGCAACATCCTGCAGTGATTAGCTTGTAATAGAATATGAAGTTTCTCCCCTATTCCACCAGCCTGTGCACTCATCCTTCCCTTGGTTTTCATGTGAATGAGTTCC encodes:
- the SPMAP2 gene encoding sperm microtubule associated protein 2 isoform X2, encoding MGDHQQNSFYNHHTSEAEDQPERGQDDVSLGLQGTIYENVGSKDPKFQGLDDRDLKLEDQEEEIPPEEVAGEESVDAQNPEEALLELERVLEKDMEEGVPEMRRLSISQRIPRTSTSPERKKRRRLFELAKPKTNWQILKDRPSVYWTERFLEDTTLTITVPEVSRRVEELARPKRFYSEYYNNNRTTSIWPIPRSTLEYRASNRLRELATPKVRNNIWSINMSEVSQVSRAAQMAIPSSRIIRLAKPKAPATLLEEWDPVPKPKPHVSDYNRLLHLAMPKVQSDKCVPDRDPRWEVLEVTKKAVASPRILSLAKPRVRKDLNEGYDPSHVSPAALVAQASPRLYELATPKTITKKA
- the SPMAP2 gene encoding sperm microtubule associated protein 2 isoform X1, with amino-acid sequence MGDHQQNSFYNHHTSEAEDQPERGQDDVSLGLQGTIYENVGSKDPKFQGLDDRDLKLEDQEEEIPPEEVAGEESVDAQNPEEALLELERVLEKDMEEGVPEMRRLSISQRIPRTSTSPERKKRRRLFELAKPKTNWQILKDRMGCCCRGHAWVSPRMRSLQFCIYWPSVYWTERFLEDTTLTITVPEVSRRVEELARPKRFYSEYYNNNRTTSIWPIPRSTLEYRASNRLRELATPKVRNNIWSINMSEVSQVSRAAQMAIPSSRIIRLAKPKAPATLLEEWDPVPKPKPHVSDYNRLLHLAMPKVQSDKCVPDRDPRWEVLEVTKKAVASPRILSLAKPRVRKDLNEGYDPSHVSPAALVAQASPRLYELATPKTITKKA